The following proteins are co-located in the Labrys monachus genome:
- a CDS encoding GMC family oxidoreductase gives MSRGPSAETVDEFDYVVIGTGAAGSIVAARLAEDPGVTVCALEAGPPDHHPYIHLPAGFIKIMFNPAYTWQFKTEPSDTVNGRSVAMPIGRTVGGSSSINGMVINRGQAADFDSWAQRGNHGWGYADVLPYFKRFERRLAGGNDAYRGREGAIPVSDLDWIHPICEAFIDGAVGMGIPRNPDYNGAEQVGVGYFQRAIHKGLRRSAARMYLLPARKRTGRIDLRTNARASAILFEGRRAVGVRYVDDRNRSVSHVVKARREVIVSGGTLNTPRLLQISGVGPGALLRDLGVPVLHDLPGVGENFRDHCSVRVVARAKNSKTMNELTRGPALLGQVARWALGRPSVLALSPSLVHCFWKSEPEMSGADLQVVFTPASYKAGFVSLLDDFPGMSCGVWQHRPESTGYVRATSADPFVDPVIQPNYLKHPVDQRAMVNGIRLARRLLETPELARYVDRETLPGKDVESYDDILAWARQFGASVWHLIGTARMGPESDPTSVVDEQLRIRGLQGIRVVDASIMPSMPSANTYASTMMIAEKASDMIRGRSQIPHAAE, from the coding sequence ATGTCTCGCGGACCCTCCGCCGAAACCGTCGACGAGTTCGACTATGTCGTCATCGGAACCGGAGCCGCCGGCTCCATCGTCGCGGCCCGCCTGGCCGAAGATCCCGGCGTGACGGTCTGTGCGCTCGAAGCGGGACCGCCGGACCACCACCCCTACATCCATCTGCCGGCCGGCTTCATCAAGATCATGTTCAATCCGGCCTATACATGGCAGTTCAAGACCGAGCCGAGCGACACGGTGAACGGCCGCTCGGTCGCCATGCCGATCGGCCGCACCGTCGGCGGGTCGAGCTCGATCAACGGCATGGTGATCAATCGCGGCCAGGCGGCCGATTTCGACTCATGGGCGCAGCGCGGCAATCACGGCTGGGGCTATGCCGACGTGCTGCCCTACTTCAAGCGCTTCGAACGCCGCCTTGCCGGCGGGAACGATGCCTATCGCGGCCGGGAGGGGGCGATTCCCGTCTCCGATCTCGACTGGATCCATCCCATCTGCGAGGCCTTCATCGACGGCGCCGTCGGCATGGGCATCCCGCGCAATCCCGACTACAACGGCGCCGAGCAGGTCGGGGTCGGCTATTTCCAGCGCGCCATCCACAAGGGCCTGCGCCGCAGCGCCGCGCGCATGTATCTGCTGCCGGCCAGGAAGCGGACCGGCCGTATCGATCTGCGCACCAATGCCCGCGCCTCCGCCATCCTCTTCGAGGGCAGGCGCGCGGTCGGCGTGCGCTACGTCGATGACAGGAACCGTTCGGTAAGCCATGTCGTGAAGGCCCGGCGGGAAGTGATCGTCTCGGGCGGCACCCTCAACACACCGCGCCTGCTGCAGATCTCGGGCGTCGGGCCGGGGGCCCTGCTTCGGGATCTCGGCGTTCCCGTCCTGCACGATTTGCCCGGCGTCGGCGAGAATTTCCGCGATCATTGTTCGGTGCGCGTCGTCGCCCGCGCCAAGAACAGCAAGACGATGAACGAGTTGACGCGTGGCCCGGCCTTGCTCGGCCAGGTCGCCCGCTGGGCCCTGGGGCGGCCGAGCGTGCTCGCCCTCAGCCCTTCCCTCGTGCATTGCTTCTGGAAATCGGAACCGGAGATGAGCGGCGCCGACCTCCAGGTCGTCTTCACCCCCGCGAGCTACAAGGCGGGCTTCGTCAGCCTGCTCGACGATTTCCCAGGCATGAGTTGCGGGGTGTGGCAGCACCGGCCGGAAAGCACCGGCTATGTGCGTGCGACATCGGCCGATCCGTTCGTCGATCCGGTGATCCAGCCCAACTACCTCAAGCATCCCGTCGACCAGCGGGCGATGGTCAACGGCATCCGGCTGGCGCGGCGGCTCCTGGAGACGCCGGAACTCGCGCGCTATGTCGACCGGGAGACGCTGCCCGGCAAGGACGTCGAATCCTATGACGACATCCTGGCCTGGGCCCGCCAGTTCGGGGCGAGCGTCTGGCATCTGATCGGCACCGCGCGCATGGGGCCGGAATCGGATCCGACCTCCGTCGTCGACGAGCAATTGCGCATTCGCGGCCTGCAGGGGATCCGGGTGGTCGACGCCTCGATCATGCCCAGCATGCCCTCCGCCAACACCTACGCCTCCACCATGATGATTGCCGAGAAGGCGTCCGACATGATCAGGGGGCGATCGCAGATTCCCCATGCTGCCGAATAG
- a CDS encoding CaiB/BaiF CoA transferase family protein has product MEGALDGIVVLSLEQAVAAPYCSCRLAEGGARVIKIEREEGDFARGYDGVVNGQSSYFVWLNHGKESLVADIKNAEDRALLHAILERADVFIQNLAPGAAERAGFGSAQLRERYPRLITVDISGYGDTPEYINMKAYDLLVQAESGLAMITGHPAGPGRVGVSVCDIACGMAAHAGILEALYERFRTGKGKGLAVSLFDGMADWMNVPLLHYEGTGKAPERVGLNHPSISPYGAFSTLDDCLILISIQNEREWVAFCTDFLEQPDLPLREGFRSNTERVANRGVVDGLVAQAFKKFSRDEAAAKLRAGGTAYGYVNGIADLAVHPALRRIDVETPNGPASIAAPPVRKVPQRERRRAVPAIGEHSRSIRQEFLLEPAAEPFGSFDKDRVTG; this is encoded by the coding sequence ATGGAAGGCGCCCTTGACGGCATAGTCGTTCTTTCTTTGGAACAGGCGGTTGCTGCTCCCTATTGTAGTTGTCGCTTGGCTGAAGGAGGCGCTCGTGTCATCAAGATTGAACGCGAGGAGGGGGATTTCGCCCGCGGCTATGATGGCGTGGTGAACGGCCAATCGAGCTATTTCGTTTGGCTCAACCACGGCAAGGAGAGTCTTGTCGCCGATATCAAGAACGCGGAGGATCGGGCGCTGCTTCACGCCATTCTGGAGCGTGCCGACGTCTTCATCCAGAACCTCGCGCCGGGTGCGGCCGAGCGGGCCGGCTTCGGATCCGCCCAATTGCGGGAGCGCTATCCGCGCCTGATCACCGTCGATATTTCCGGATATGGCGATACGCCCGAATACATCAACATGAAGGCCTATGACCTGCTGGTCCAGGCCGAGAGCGGCTTGGCCATGATCACCGGTCATCCGGCCGGGCCGGGCCGGGTGGGCGTGTCGGTCTGCGACATCGCCTGCGGGATGGCGGCGCATGCGGGGATTCTGGAAGCCCTCTACGAGCGGTTCAGGACCGGGAAGGGCAAGGGGCTGGCCGTCAGCCTGTTCGACGGCATGGCCGATTGGATGAACGTGCCGCTCCTGCATTACGAGGGCACGGGCAAGGCGCCGGAGCGCGTCGGTCTCAATCATCCCTCGATAAGCCCCTACGGCGCCTTTAGCACGCTGGACGACTGCCTGATCCTGATCTCGATCCAGAACGAGAGGGAGTGGGTTGCCTTCTGCACCGATTTCCTGGAACAGCCCGATCTGCCGCTCCGTGAGGGATTCCGCTCCAACACCGAACGGGTCGCCAATCGCGGCGTGGTGGACGGATTGGTCGCGCAGGCCTTCAAGAAGTTCTCCCGGGATGAGGCTGCCGCGAAGCTTCGGGCCGGCGGCACCGCCTATGGCTATGTCAACGGCATCGCGGACCTTGCGGTTCACCCGGCGCTGCGGCGTATTGACGTGGAGACGCCGAACGGCCCGGCCTCGATAGCCGCACCGCCGGTTCGGAAGGTGCCTCAAAGGGAGCGCCGGCGCGCCGTACCGGCGATCGGGGAGCATAGCAGGTCGATCCGGCAGGAGTTCCTGTTGGAACCGGCTGCCGAGCCGTTCGGTTCGTTCGACAAGGATAGAGTCACAGGATGA
- a CDS encoding HpcH/HpaI aldolase/citrate lyase family protein, whose protein sequence is MTRASEGHAFVAPLFVPANRRERFVKAAASGADAVFIDLEDAVPAGDKTAAREGLEAGFTDMPVYVRVNADGTVWHDADIEAIAALPLAGLVLPKAEAGPALRRVAGRQAVIALIETARGLATAREIAATPGVVRLAFGSIDFCADVGCQHTRQALLAARSEIVLASRLAGLPAPLDGVTTSLTDIALVEDDARHARELGFGGKLCIHPVQIAGVFSGFSPTAAEIEWARKMLDNADGASVVDGAMVDAPVRARARAILGILDRSPRKPIDSSADEAR, encoded by the coding sequence ATGACCAGAGCCTCCGAGGGGCACGCTTTCGTCGCGCCCTTGTTCGTGCCGGCAAATCGCCGCGAGCGCTTCGTCAAGGCGGCGGCCTCCGGAGCCGATGCCGTCTTCATCGATCTGGAGGATGCGGTGCCGGCGGGAGACAAGACCGCCGCCCGGGAGGGGCTGGAGGCCGGCTTCACCGACATGCCGGTATATGTCCGCGTCAATGCCGACGGCACCGTCTGGCACGACGCCGATATCGAGGCCATCGCCGCTCTTCCCCTGGCCGGCCTCGTCCTGCCCAAGGCGGAGGCGGGGCCCGCTCTCCGGCGCGTCGCCGGTCGCCAGGCGGTGATCGCCCTCATCGAGACGGCGCGCGGTCTGGCGACGGCCAGGGAGATTGCCGCGACGCCCGGCGTCGTGCGCCTCGCTTTCGGTTCGATCGACTTCTGCGCCGATGTCGGCTGCCAGCATACGAGGCAGGCTCTGCTCGCAGCGCGCAGCGAGATCGTGCTGGCATCGCGCCTTGCCGGTCTTCCGGCGCCGCTCGACGGGGTCACGACCAGCCTGACCGATATCGCCCTGGTGGAGGACGACGCTCGTCACGCCCGGGAACTCGGCTTCGGAGGCAAGCTCTGCATCCATCCCGTCCAGATCGCCGGCGTCTTCAGCGGCTTTTCGCCCACGGCCGCGGAAATCGAATGGGCGAGAAAGATGCTCGACAATGCCGACGGGGCTTCTGTCGTTGACGGAGCGATGGTCGACGCGCCGGTAAGAGCGCGCGCACGCGCCATTCTCGGAATATTGGATCGTTCTCCGCGCAAGCCCATCGACTCCTCGGCTGATGAAGCGCGTTGA
- a CDS encoding cytochrome ubiquinol oxidase subunit I — protein MFGLTALELARIQFGFTVSFHIIFPAITIGLASYLAVLEALWLWQRDAAYRQLYHFWSKVFAVNFAMGVVSGLVMAYQFGTNWSYFSAFAGSITGPLLAYEVLTAFFLEAGFLGVMLFGWNKVGPGLHFFATVMVAIGTLISATWILASNSWMQTPQGFEVVNGRVVPVDWLKVIFNPSFPYRLVHMTIAAYLATALFVGASGAWQLLRGRATPPIRTMFSMALWMVLIVAPIQIAVGDAHGLNTLEYQPAKIAAMEGHWRNEPGEGVPLILFGWPDMAAQTTRYAIEIPRLGSLILTHSLEGQFAGLSDFPPADRPNSTVLFWTFRIMVGLGFLMLLLGLWGGWLRWRGNLYGSPLFLRFATLMGPAGLIAILAGWLTTEIGRQPWVVYGLMRTEHAVSNHSALALSSTLTLFVVMYCAVFGTGISYMLKLVAKGPEEGPDGGSAAGPGQAARPARPLSAAPDDIDPAVG, from the coding sequence ATGTTCGGCCTGACGGCGCTTGAACTGGCGCGCATCCAATTCGGCTTCACGGTCTCGTTTCACATCATCTTCCCGGCGATCACCATCGGGCTCGCCAGCTATCTCGCCGTGCTCGAAGCCCTCTGGCTTTGGCAGCGGGACGCCGCCTATCGCCAGCTCTATCATTTCTGGTCGAAGGTCTTCGCGGTGAACTTTGCGATGGGCGTGGTGTCCGGATTGGTGATGGCCTATCAGTTCGGCACGAACTGGAGCTATTTCTCGGCATTCGCGGGAAGCATCACCGGTCCTCTGCTCGCCTATGAGGTCCTGACGGCCTTCTTCCTGGAGGCAGGTTTCCTGGGCGTCATGCTGTTCGGCTGGAACAAGGTCGGCCCGGGGCTCCACTTCTTCGCGACGGTGATGGTGGCGATCGGGACCCTGATCTCCGCCACTTGGATTCTCGCCTCGAACAGCTGGATGCAGACGCCGCAAGGCTTCGAGGTCGTCAACGGGCGGGTGGTGCCGGTCGATTGGCTGAAGGTCATCTTCAATCCCTCCTTCCCCTACCGGCTCGTCCACATGACGATCGCAGCCTACCTGGCCACGGCGCTGTTCGTGGGGGCGTCGGGAGCCTGGCAGCTCCTGCGGGGTCGCGCGACGCCGCCGATACGCACCATGTTCTCCATGGCGCTCTGGATGGTGCTCATCGTCGCGCCGATCCAGATCGCGGTCGGCGACGCCCATGGCCTCAACACGCTCGAATATCAGCCCGCCAAGATCGCGGCGATGGAGGGGCATTGGCGCAACGAGCCGGGAGAGGGCGTGCCCCTGATCCTGTTCGGCTGGCCCGACATGGCCGCGCAGACCACCCGCTACGCGATCGAGATCCCGCGCCTCGGCAGTCTCATCCTGACCCACAGCCTCGAGGGCCAGTTTGCCGGGCTCTCCGATTTTCCGCCCGCGGACCGTCCCAACTCGACCGTCCTGTTCTGGACCTTCCGCATCATGGTCGGCCTCGGCTTCCTGATGCTGCTGCTGGGATTGTGGGGCGGGTGGCTGCGATGGCGGGGCAACCTCTACGGCTCGCCGCTGTTCCTGCGCTTCGCCACGCTGATGGGGCCGGCAGGCCTGATCGCCATCCTGGCCGGCTGGCTCACGACCGAGATCGGACGCCAGCCCTGGGTCGTTTATGGCCTGATGCGGACCGAGCATGCGGTCTCCAACCATTCCGCACTCGCGCTGTCGTCGACATTGACCCTTTTCGTCGTGATGTATTGCGCCGTCTTCGGGACGGGGATCAGCTATATGCTCAAGCTCGTCGCCAAGGGGCCCGAGGAGGGGCCGGATGGCGGCTCGGCCGCCGGTCCGGGCCAGGCGGCCCGTCCGGCCCGCCCGCTGTCGGCCGCGCCCGACGACATCGATCCGGCCGTCGGCTGA
- the cydB gene encoding cytochrome d ubiquinol oxidase subunit II — protein sequence MGIDLPLLWAVVIGFGLMMYVIMDGFDLGIGLLFPFVRDRSDRDTMVNTVAPVWDGNETWLVLGGAALLAAFPLAYSIILTALYLPIVAMLAGLIWRGVAFEFRFKADEAHKPFWDKAFAWGSYVATFSQGVALGAFINGFTVADGAYAGGLLDWLTPFSLFTGIGLLAAYGLLGATWLIMKTEGRLQGRMRALGRQVTVALLAAIAVVSLWTPYAHPAVAVRWFALPNLLFFAPVPVLVLLAGWALLRTLGRESHAPPFILALFVLFLGYSGLAISLWPNIVPPAISIWDAAAPVQSMGFALVGALFIIPFILAYTAWSYYVFRGKVRPGEGYH from the coding sequence ATGGGCATCGATCTTCCGCTGTTATGGGCCGTCGTCATCGGTTTCGGCCTGATGATGTATGTGATCATGGACGGCTTCGATCTGGGCATCGGCCTGCTGTTCCCCTTCGTCCGCGACCGTTCGGACCGGGACACGATGGTGAATACGGTGGCGCCGGTCTGGGACGGCAACGAGACCTGGCTCGTGCTCGGCGGCGCCGCCTTGCTTGCGGCCTTTCCCCTGGCCTATTCGATCATTCTCACGGCGCTCTATCTGCCGATCGTCGCGATGCTCGCGGGGCTGATCTGGCGCGGGGTGGCCTTCGAGTTCCGCTTCAAGGCCGACGAAGCGCACAAGCCTTTCTGGGACAAAGCGTTCGCCTGGGGTTCCTATGTCGCGACCTTCTCCCAGGGCGTGGCGCTCGGCGCCTTCATCAACGGTTTCACGGTGGCGGACGGGGCCTATGCGGGCGGATTGCTCGACTGGCTCACACCCTTCAGCCTGTTCACGGGCATCGGCCTCCTCGCGGCCTACGGCCTGCTGGGCGCGACCTGGCTGATCATGAAGACGGAGGGAAGGCTTCAGGGCCGGATGCGTGCGCTCGGACGGCAGGTCACGGTCGCGCTGCTGGCGGCGATCGCCGTCGTCAGCCTCTGGACGCCCTATGCCCATCCGGCGGTCGCTGTCCGCTGGTTCGCCTTGCCCAATCTGCTGTTCTTCGCACCGGTGCCCGTCCTCGTGCTTCTGGCGGGCTGGGCGCTCTTGCGTACCCTCGGGCGCGAGAGCCATGCCCCGCCCTTCATCCTGGCGCTTTTCGTGCTGTTCCTCGGCTATAGCGGCCTGGCCATCAGCCTGTGGCCGAACATCGTGCCGCCGGCGATCTCGATCTGGGACGCGGCGGCCCCGGTTCAGAGCATGGGCTTCGCGCTGGTCGGCGCCCTGTTCATCATCCCCTTCATACTCGCCTATACGGCCTGGTCCTATTACGTCTTTCGCGGCAAGGTCCGCCCGGGGGAGGGGTATCATTGA
- a CDS encoding DUF2474 family protein, with amino-acid sequence MAADTSPSRRIWLRRLGWLVLIWTASVAALALVAMIFRLVMSMAGLTA; translated from the coding sequence ATGGCGGCGGACACGTCCCCGTCCCGGCGGATCTGGCTGCGCCGCCTCGGCTGGCTGGTGCTCATCTGGACGGCAAGCGTGGCCGCCTTGGCGCTCGTCGCCATGATATTCCGCCTCGTCATGAGCATGGCCGGCCTGACGGCCTGA
- a CDS encoding L,D-transpeptidase: MHVHPRPAPAARFLAALLLPVGLAACVSTAGTAMQPAATDAAALPGIDARHYGPVTGEPFAVPAVAPGDLKPRYMRQLVDDPTGRAPGTIVVDPQNRFLYLVQQGGKALRYGVGVGRQGMAWSGTAEVSYKRAWPRWTPTRDMVAREPDKYRRWADGMDGGERNPLGARALYLFEGGKDTLYRIHGTNEPWSIGHAMSSGCIRMMNQDVIDLYRRVPDGAKVVVLPAGQGYGA; the protein is encoded by the coding sequence ATGCATGTTCATCCGCGTCCGGCGCCAGCGGCCCGGTTCCTTGCCGCCCTGCTTCTCCCGGTGGGCCTTGCCGCCTGTGTTTCGACCGCCGGGACGGCGATGCAGCCCGCCGCCACGGACGCGGCCGCCCTGCCCGGAATCGACGCCCGGCATTACGGTCCCGTCACCGGCGAGCCCTTCGCGGTTCCGGCGGTGGCGCCCGGGGACCTGAAGCCGCGCTATATGCGTCAACTCGTCGACGACCCGACAGGCCGGGCTCCCGGCACCATCGTCGTCGATCCTCAAAACCGCTTCCTCTATCTGGTGCAGCAAGGAGGCAAGGCGCTGCGCTACGGCGTCGGCGTCGGCCGCCAGGGCATGGCCTGGTCGGGAACCGCCGAGGTTTCCTACAAGCGGGCTTGGCCCCGCTGGACACCGACCCGCGACATGGTCGCCCGCGAACCGGACAAATACCGCCGATGGGCCGACGGCATGGACGGAGGGGAAAGGAACCCGTTGGGCGCCCGGGCGCTCTACCTCTTCGAGGGCGGCAAGGATACGCTCTACCGCATCCATGGCACCAACGAGCCCTGGTCGATCGGGCATGCCATGTCGTCCGGCTGCATCCGGATGATGAATCAGGACGTGATCGATCTCTACCGGCGCGTCCCGGATGGCGCGAAGGTCGTGGTTCTGCCGGCGGGACAAGGATACGGCGCGTGA
- a CDS encoding DsbA family protein: protein MKRRDLLTLAAATALIPAMAIRLSGPAFALDVDVEAILHDPEDPTGGNPKGDVTIVAFTDYNCPFCKKSAPDLDRIVKDDGKTRLVYKDWPILTKASVYGARLALAANYQGAYQLVHRALMQIPGRQIPEDRMLQAVQASGVDMARLQADLQARATSIMGVLKRNLAEADALGLQGTPTYLIGPFRTSTLDYRGFVEALAEARRRQAAAK, encoded by the coding sequence ATGAAACGAAGAGACCTGCTCACCCTGGCTGCTGCGACCGCCTTGATACCGGCCATGGCCATTCGCCTGTCGGGCCCGGCCTTTGCCCTGGACGTCGATGTCGAGGCCATCCTCCACGATCCCGAAGATCCGACGGGCGGTAATCCCAAAGGGGATGTCACCATCGTCGCCTTCACCGACTACAACTGCCCCTTCTGCAAGAAGTCGGCGCCCGACCTCGACCGCATCGTCAAGGACGATGGCAAGACCCGGCTCGTCTACAAGGACTGGCCCATCCTCACCAAAGCGTCCGTCTACGGTGCCCGGCTCGCTTTGGCCGCCAACTATCAGGGGGCATATCAGCTCGTCCATCGGGCGTTGATGCAGATTCCCGGGCGACAGATCCCCGAGGACAGGATGCTCCAGGCCGTCCAGGCCTCCGGCGTCGACATGGCACGCTTGCAGGCCGATCTGCAGGCCAGGGCGACGAGCATCATGGGGGTGCTCAAGCGCAATCTGGCGGAGGCCGATGCGCTGGGCCTGCAGGGCACGCCGACCTATCTCATCGGTCCTTTCCGGACATCGACGCTGGACTATCGCGGGTTCGTGGAGGCGCTTGCCGAAGCCCGCCGCCGGCAGGCAGCGGCCAAGTGA
- the dsbD gene encoding protein-disulfide reductase DsbD, translated as MPIRKIAKAGATLLLAYGSLALAFQACAAPPRAADQVFSLKAERADPHILGLTWDIAPGNYLYRDALKATLDGQPVAMETPAGHEKDDPNFGTVQIYRGRVAATVTGVPAEGRLQVVFQGCADEGICYPPVVENVDLRTLDIIEAKSGLPVRSAEPASFPADGGMTAQPASSGGLDAATVLQGNGLAMLAAFMGFGFLLSLTPCVLPMIPVLAAMLAGSGARLSARRGFVLSGTYVLAMAAAYGLVGLVAGWTGANLQAALQTPWALGAAAILFLALALSMLGVFDMALPSGLARRLSAKGRAGSVPGAMLLGFGSALIVGPCVTPPLAAAMLYAVQTGEAAKGGAALFALGLGMGLPLLAAGTFGSRILPKAGPWLEHVKPAFAVVFLAVAVMLVTRMVPPAAGLAIWGAFAIAMGVFVGGFDRLDPSSGWNARLCKAAGLTVCIYGASLLVGAAAGTTDMWRPLAFLSGSSAEANAREAEARVSSPVAFDRALSRSEAWGKPILVSFTADWCTVCRSNEAIMNEPALRRRLEALPRIVADATSYDDAVRDLLARFGVVGPPTLLLLDANGREIAGTRLVGPVTAQDIERRLAQAGA; from the coding sequence ATGCCGATACGCAAGATCGCCAAGGCGGGAGCAACGCTGCTCCTCGCATATGGAAGCCTCGCCCTCGCTTTCCAAGCCTGCGCCGCACCTCCGCGGGCCGCGGACCAGGTGTTCTCGCTGAAGGCCGAACGGGCGGATCCGCATATCCTCGGATTGACCTGGGACATCGCGCCTGGAAATTACCTTTATCGCGACGCGCTGAAGGCCACGCTCGATGGACAGCCTGTCGCGATGGAAACGCCCGCAGGGCACGAAAAGGACGATCCGAATTTCGGCACCGTCCAGATCTATCGTGGCCGCGTCGCCGCGACGGTGACCGGGGTGCCGGCGGAAGGCAGGCTGCAAGTCGTTTTCCAGGGCTGCGCCGACGAGGGGATCTGTTACCCGCCGGTGGTCGAGAACGTCGACCTCCGGACCTTGGATATAATCGAGGCGAAGTCCGGCCTGCCGGTCCGCAGCGCGGAGCCGGCGTCCTTTCCCGCGGATGGCGGTATGACGGCACAACCGGCCTCTTCCGGCGGTCTCGACGCCGCCACGGTGCTGCAGGGCAATGGTCTGGCCATGCTCGCCGCCTTCATGGGCTTCGGCTTCCTGTTGTCGCTGACGCCCTGCGTGCTGCCGATGATACCCGTGCTGGCGGCCATGCTCGCGGGCTCGGGCGCAAGACTGTCCGCCCGACGCGGCTTCGTCCTGTCGGGAACCTATGTGCTGGCCATGGCTGCCGCCTATGGATTGGTGGGGCTGGTTGCCGGCTGGACCGGCGCCAACCTGCAGGCCGCCCTCCAGACCCCCTGGGCGCTGGGCGCTGCTGCGATATTGTTCCTCGCCCTGGCACTGTCGATGCTCGGCGTTTTCGACATGGCCCTGCCGAGCGGCTTGGCCCGGAGGCTCTCGGCCAAGGGCCGGGCCGGTTCCGTACCCGGAGCGATGCTGCTGGGCTTCGGCTCCGCCCTGATCGTAGGTCCGTGCGTGACGCCTCCCCTTGCAGCCGCCATGTTGTATGCCGTGCAGACGGGCGAGGCGGCAAAGGGAGGAGCCGCCCTCTTCGCTCTCGGCCTCGGCATGGGACTGCCGCTCTTGGCAGCCGGGACGTTCGGTTCGAGAATCCTGCCGAAGGCCGGCCCTTGGCTGGAGCATGTGAAACCCGCGTTCGCCGTCGTGTTTCTGGCGGTTGCCGTCATGCTGGTGACGCGCATGGTGCCACCTGCCGCCGGTCTGGCGATCTGGGGTGCCTTTGCCATCGCCATGGGGGTGTTCGTCGGCGGCTTCGATCGCCTGGACCCGTCGAGCGGCTGGAATGCGCGGCTTTGCAAGGCCGCCGGCCTGACGGTTTGCATCTATGGCGCATCCCTACTGGTGGGCGCGGCCGCGGGCACCACGGACATGTGGCGTCCCCTGGCATTTCTGTCGGGGTCGTCCGCCGAAGCAAACGCACGGGAAGCCGAGGCACGCGTCAGCTCCCCCGTCGCTTTCGATCGGGCTCTCAGCCGATCCGAAGCGTGGGGAAAGCCGATACTGGTCTCCTTCACCGCGGACTGGTGCACCGTCTGCAGGTCCAATGAAGCCATCATGAACGAGCCGGCGCTGAGGCGCCGCCTCGAAGCCCTGCCCCGCATCGTCGCGGATGCGACGAGCTATGACGATGCCGTCCGGGACCTGCTGGCGCGCTTCGGCGTGGTCGGTCCGCCGACGCTCCTGCTGCTCGACGCCAACGGCCGCGAGATTGCCGGCACGCGCCTGGTCGGCCCCGTCACGGCCCAGGATATCGAACGGCGCCTGGCACAGGCCGGCGCCTGA
- a CDS encoding response regulator, which yields MRVLVVEDDPVLSDGLQAGLGLAGVTVDRVDSCADAQAALAATRFDAVVLDVMLLDGSGLDVLADLRRRGDTTPVLLLTALDDIADRVHGLDTGADDYLGKPFDLDELAARLRALVRRRAGRSDPLLKAGGIVLDPSTLTVTVEGRPVAASRREVAVLSALMERPGVVRSRAEIEDRLYGWHEEVESNAVEVHIHNLRAKIGREAIETVRGLGYRIRMPS from the coding sequence ATGCGTGTCCTCGTCGTCGAAGATGATCCGGTCCTGTCCGACGGCCTGCAGGCCGGTCTGGGTCTGGCGGGCGTGACCGTCGACCGGGTGGATAGCTGCGCCGATGCGCAGGCGGCACTGGCCGCCACCCGTTTCGATGCCGTCGTTCTGGACGTGATGCTTCTGGACGGCTCCGGCCTGGACGTCCTCGCGGACCTGCGGCGGCGCGGCGATACGACCCCCGTTCTGCTGCTGACCGCCCTCGACGACATCGCCGACCGGGTCCACGGGCTCGATACCGGAGCCGATGACTATCTCGGCAAGCCCTTCGATCTCGATGAATTGGCGGCACGGCTGCGGGCCCTGGTGCGGCGCCGGGCCGGCCGCTCCGATCCCCTGCTCAAGGCGGGCGGCATCGTCCTCGATCCCTCGACGCTGACCGTCACCGTCGAGGGCCGGCCCGTCGCCGCGTCCCGGCGAGAAGTGGCGGTGCTGTCGGCCTTGATGGAGCGTCCTGGCGTCGTCCGCTCGCGCGCCGAGATCGAGGATCGGCTCTATGGCTGGCACGAGGAGGTCGAGAGCAACGCGGTGGAGGTGCATATCCACAATCTGCGCGCCAAGATAGGGCGCGAGGCGATCGAGACCGTACGAGGGCTCGGCTACAGGATCAGGATGCCGTCATGA